From Podospora bellae-mahoneyi strain CBS 112042 chromosome 3, whole genome shotgun sequence, the proteins below share one genomic window:
- the SFH1 gene encoding Chromatin structure remodeling complex protein sfh1 (EggNog:ENOG503NX1J; COG:B; COG:K): MALRSESQQAILSSLAPRLRTYQNALIQPVIPSAVPANPLSRTTKRGTTIINYAEDGYDDYDDDDDDNRRRPTGLRSLRRDDSASKVDPSEKVGKEAVAPVEMQGIWRDWMNRTRRADAQNYAQACLPLTLIPIRIDLDIPSYTPPPALPIGGHADPNHPFFKPQEPTVPYRLRDTFMWNLHETVITTDQFATTLVQDLDLPNRAQTISEISKQIRTQLEEYAGVALHPLFHSHSSRPNAAEPPKASIRVESATPAPQNIATSSLSRADTPHVPATPSKLGNAPATPGAISEGEGVTASATPLETSADNYESPDDTYRCIVSLNINLSSQVYTDKFEWSLLHPPGTAELFAKQTCSDLGLSGEWVPAMTHAIYEAVLRLKKEACESGGLVAGWVGASSALTASGGVLPPGGVIEFPNDAVNPSGAGAGWRYDPDGLAESWGPRLEYLSKEEIEKREGDRERQIRRLRRETARFSSNTGLGAGGVPVGFGFTGLIEQDAEERMGRGERSKKKKRFRSLSPVGRAGTPGGYRGTPDATSGAGGYGGGGTLAEHERNTWRCSHCKVWGTSVWAVRDGPYGPRSLCNNCGFMFERDRKLPRFTLNLHLGDAKPL, encoded by the exons ATGGCTTTGCGGTCCGAGTCGCAACAGGCGATACTCTCGTCTTTGGCCCCTCGCTTGCGCACCTACCAGAATGCTCTGATCCAGCCTGTGATTCCCAGCGCCGTGCCGGCGAACCCTCTGTCGCGAACCACCAAGCGAGGAACGACTATAATCAACTATGCCGAGGATGGGTACGATGAttacgacgatgatgacgacgacaaccgTCGCCGACCTACCGGTTTGCGCAGCCTCCGTCGCGACGACAGCGCCTCCAAAGTAGACCCCAGCGAAAAGGTCGGCAAGGAAGCTGTTGCCCCAGTTGAGATGCAGGGCATCTGGCGCGACTGGATGAACAGGACGCGCCGGGCAGATGCCCAAAACTATGCCCAGGCTTGTCTCCCGCTGACGCTGATCCCGATTCGCATCGATCTCGACATTCCAAGCTATACACCCCCGCCTGCCCTGCCCATCGGTGGCCATGCCGATCCAAAtcaccccttcttcaaacCCCAAGAACCAACAGTGCCTTACCGTCTACGCGACACCTTCATGTGGAATCTGCACGAGACAGTCATCACAACCGACCAGTTTGCCACCACCTTGGTTCAGGACCTCGATCTTCCCAACCGTGCCCAGACCATTTCAGAAATCAGCAAGCAGATTCGGACACAGCTTGAAGAGTATGCCGGTGTTGCGCTTCATCCTCTTTTCCACTCGCACAGTTCACGACCCAACGCCGCCGAGCCCCCAAAAGCTTCGATCCGTGTCGAGTCGGCCACTCCGGCCCCTCAAAACATTGCAACCTCTTCCCTCAGCCGAGCCGATACCCCCCACGTTCCCGCGACACCGTCCAAGTTGGGGAATGCCCCAGCGACGCCGGGCGCGATAtctgaaggagaaggcgtgACCGCCAGTGCTACCCCGCTTGAAACGTCAGCTGACAACTACGAGAGCCCCGACGATACCTATAGATGCATCGTCAGCCTTAACATCAACTTGTCGTCACAGGTGTACACGGACAAGTTTGAGTGGTCGCTGCTGCACCCGCCGGGAACGGCCGAGCTCTTCGCCAAGCAGACCTGTAGTGACTTGGGTTTGTCTGGCGAATGGGTGCCGGCCATGACGCATGCCATCTATGAAGCTGTCCTACGTCTCAAGAAGGAAGCTTGCGAGTCGGGTGGTTTGGTTGCTGGCTGGGTTGGCGCCTCGTCTGCTCTCACTGCCAGCGGTGGTGTCCTGCCTCCAGGAGGAGTGATTGAGTTCCCGAATGACGCTGTCAACCCCAGCGGCGCAGGTGCTGGCTGGCGCTATGATCCTGATGGTCTTGCCGAATCCTGGGGCCCTCGTTTGGAGTATCtcagcaaggaggagattgagaaaCGGGAAGGTGACCGGGAGCGCCAGATTCGTCGGCTGAGGAGAGAGACAGCGCGCTTCAGCAGTAATACTGGGCTGGGCGCCGGTGGTGTGCCCGTTGGCTTCGGCTTCACCGGACTTATTGAGCAAgatgcggaggagaggatggggagaggtgaaaggagcaaaaagaagaagcgcTTCAGGAGTCTGTCGCCGGTCGGCCGAGCGGGCACTCCCGGTGGATATAGGGGTACTCCAGATGCCACGAGCGGTGCTGGAGGTTACGGGGGTGGCGGAACACTTGCTGAGCATGAAAGGAACACTTGGCGGTGCTCCCACTGCAAGGTTTGGGGGACAAGTGTTTGGGCTGTCCGGGATGGTCCTTATGGGCCAAGG TCTCTTTGCAACAATTGCGGGTTCATGTTTGAGCGCGATCGCAAGCTGCCTCGTTTTACACTGAATCTACATCTTGGTGATGCCAAGCCACTTTAG
- a CDS encoding hypothetical protein (EggNog:ENOG503PB2W; COG:S) — protein MAPVQAAATMLNPKPPAFMLSTKMERHQNCPNLFNKPKYRRLVYQQTVKLDGSAMSIYFVNKASHLYHSLPLLNSRVALFYCKTCVFENGRAGICSTNKDIIYSTESFEAFVNTAVGLGLPKLLAKLDLNIAFQGELVGHNICGNPYGYAAPNDKANSKIGDCGNGFDFFLHSIVDLHTGKKWNPKAVCEFAVQHQIRHVPLEGYVRIREIANSHDELQAMAEAASGEGFVFKCFEDQRSFKVLSTKWILEKGDEVLARGERLRDRTAPVEQPHSILRIGGTQSGEVRLPAPVTSAAVKAKQIAVANAVAPLPATSAHVLKPEEKKPASEPIPHAAPKTSDATKPVIVAPTVQARAVRAQAIQAPAVKAPAINVTVPAEDAAKRARNDELWAELTPGMQLFEAWASGNDYQNIIDYVNAWRAKHVADQAFNEICQKKKAALAKIADEQKQRAMPRKFAKEQQEKAPANEAWHQTLAVSNDIPTPEPSFNLDCAAEESDSEVSGVDEDHGTDVAAPESTTTVMAPSVSITMSPKRAPVKKTVTVSKETLSWLGF, from the coding sequence ATGGCGCCTGTCCAGGCGGCAGCCACTATGCTGAACCCCAAGCCGCCTGCGTTCATGCTCAGCACCAAAATGGAGAGGCATCAGAACTGCCCCAACCTTTTCAATAAGCCCAAGTACCGCCGCCTCGTGTACCAGCAGACGGTGAAGCTCGACGGTTCCGCCATGAGCATTTACTTCGTCAACAAGGCCTCTCACCTTTACCACAGCTTGCCCTTGCTGAACTCCCGCGTCGCTCTCTTTTACTGCAAGACCTGCGTTTTCGAGAACGGTCGCGCCGGTATTTGCAGCACCAACAAAGACATCATCTACAGCACCGAGTCCTTCGAGGCTTTCGTCAACACCGCCGTTGGTCTCGGCCTTCCGAAGCTTCTCGCGAAGCTGGATCTCAACATCGCCTTCCAGGGTGAACTTGTCGGCCACAACATTTGCGGCAATCCCTACGGCTACGCCGCTCCTAACGACAAGGCCAATAGCAAGATCGGCGACTGTGGCAACGGCTTtgacttcttcctccactccATCGTCGACCTTCACACTGGCAAGAAGTGGAACCCCAAGGCCGTCTGCGAGTTTGCTGTCCAACACCAGATTCGCCACGTTCCTCTCGAGGGTTACGTGCGAATTCGCGAGATCGCCAACAGCCACGACGAGCTCCAGGCCATGGCTGAAGCCGCGTCCGGTGAGGGCTTCGTTTTCAAGTGCTTCGAGGACCAACGCTCATTCAAGGTCCTGAGCACCAAGTGGATTCTCGAGAAAGGCGATGAGGTCCTCGCTCGTGGCGAGCGTCTGCGAGACCGCACTGCCCCCGTGGAGCAACCCCATTCCATTTTGCGCATCGGCGGCACCCAGTCAGGGGAGGTTAGACTCCCCGCCCCAGTGAcctctgctgctgtcaaggccaagcagATCGCTGTTGCCAACGCCGTCGCTCCGCTTCCCGCGACCTCTGCTCACGTTCTGAAGcctgaggagaagaagccagcTTCTGAGCCTATCCCCCACGCGGCCCCAAAGACCTCTGACGCCACGAAGCCAGTCATCGTCGCTCCAACCGTCCAGGCTCGGGCCGTCAGGGCTCAAGCCATTCAGGCTCCAGCTGTCAAGGCTCCGGCCATCAACGTTACCGTTCCCGCCGAAGATGCCGCCAAGCGGGCAAGGAACGACGAGCTCTGGGCCGAGCTCACTCCCGGCATGCAGCTATTCGAGGCCTGGGCCTCTGGCAACGACTACCAGAACATCATCGACTACGTCAACGCCTGGAGGGCAAAGCACGTGGCCGACCAGGCTTTCAACGAGATCtgccagaagaagaaggccgcccTGGCTAAGATCGCCGACGAGCAAAAGCAGCGCGCCATGCCGCGCAAGTTCGCGAAGGAGCAGCAAGAGAAGGCTCCAGCCAACGAGGCCTGGCACCAGACTTTGGCCGTCAGCAACGACATCCCGACGCCCGAGCCTTCTTTCAATCTCGACTGTGCCGCTGAGGAGTCCGACAGCGAGGTTTCCGGCGTTGATGAGGACCACGGGACGGATGTGGCTGCCCCCGAGtcgaccaccaccgtcatGGCTCCCAGCGTGAGCATCACCATGTCGCCCAAGCGCGCCCCAGTCAAGAAGACGGTCACTGTCTCCAAGGAGACCCTCAGCTGGCTCGGCTTCTAA
- a CDS encoding hypothetical protein (COG:T; EggNog:ENOG503P2CN), protein MTVNDSQFESAPSSNPRDGHTFTTTAPAHQKLHLSPPSEDMIRRVPSRNEMNIHHITEDLSSAPSTTFTYFTPDTDECYIGSLPLPSSSLTPSLILESSSHLERIPDSLIYPLMPGKPLMALIIAPDSPPKDSETGAYFIRRPNLLKFDTKDKDRAEQQQAMLLREAVILQQLAQHGHPNMIRYHGTRTRRGRITGLVFDKHPYTLLEYLAEVKEKGKGNEIEVESFVRGLESVVSRLHQLGLAHNSIRAENIVVGRGEGGKGVRAVLVEFSKCLPFGKKFRTLYDGEFKVSSKENDRQAVKDFRSWLEGVVDPTLITPTQDDQPASS, encoded by the coding sequence ATGACTGTCAACGACTCCCAGTTTGAATCTGCCCCTAGCAGCAATCCTCGGGATGGCCAtaccttcaccaccaccgcccctgCTCATCAAAAGCTTCACCTTAGTCCCCCGAGCGAGGACATGATTCGCCGTGTGCCCTCCCGCAATGAGATGAAcatccaccacatcaccGAAGatctctcctccgccccctccaccaccttcacatACTTCACCCCTGACACGGATGAATGCTACATCGGCagtctccccctcccgtcctcgTCACTCACACCGTCCCTAATTCTCGAGTCATCCTCCCATCTTGAGCGGATCCCCGACAGTCTCATCTATCCCCTCATGCCAGGGAAGCCTCTCATGGCGCTGATTATCGCGCCTGACTCACCCCCGAAGGACTCAGAGACAGGAGCGTACTTCATCCGCCGGCCCAATCTTTTGAAATTTGACACCAAAGACAAGGACAGggcagagcagcagcaggccaTGCTCCTCAGGGAGGCTGTTATTCTCCAGCAGTTGGCGCAGCATGGCCATCCAAACATGATTCGCTATCACGGCACAAGAAccaggagagggagaatcACGGGATTGGTGTTTGACAAGCATCCATACACCCTGTTGGAGTACCTGgccgaggtgaaggagaagggcaaaGGAAACGAGATCGAGGTTGAGTCGTTcgtgagggggttggagagtGTGGTGAGCAGGCTGCACCAGCTGGGTCTGGCGCACAACAGTATTCGGGCTGAGAACATTGTTGTGGGGAGAGGCGAGGGTGGcaagggggtgagggcggtgctggtggaaTTTAGCAAGTGCTTGCCTTTTGGCAAGAAGTTCAGGACATTGTATGACGGGGAGTTCAAGGTTTCGTCAAAGGAGAACGATCGCCAGGCAGTCAAGGACTTCAGGTCGTGGctggaaggggtggttgaCCCCACGCTGATCACCCCTACACAGGACGACCAGCCTGCCAGTAGTTGA
- a CDS encoding hypothetical protein (EggNog:ENOG503PA0Q; COG:S): MARLSFLLPLLGLLTVPAAAVLTISAALNVIEYVPLLTTSEDYYNSSAIFVNGGVAPLVRNSSIDLGANAETQALRNYANNTSLRIIWNIAEVPYRLVANRAAGISSLSDLKGKRVGTINGTSAGYFVEQLLKTVGLEYGDYQTIAGNICHEAPCGNKTFPDMLARGEVDAFGIWEPTLQLGIDALPTGQTVVFQDRKVYREIYNLHSTKEKLADKKKRKEIVVFLKNLIKAQSVFEEEPEKVYARVSAAVNVRVPLLEKVWRVHDWSGGIPEDLVDVLGEEEKYVARVDNRAASSREHVAKMVDGSVLVEALALLKKEERRGEGHGKERGRD; the protein is encoded by the coding sequence ATGGCACgcctttcctttcttctGCCCCTTTTGGGCCTGCTCACAGTTCCTGCAGCAGCTGTTCTTACCATCTCGGCCGCTCTCAACGTAATCGAATACGTCCCTCTCCTTACCACCTCCGAAGATTACTACAACTCCTCCGCAATTTTCGTCAACGGCGGAGTCGCGCCCCTCGTCCGCAACAGCTCTATCGACCTCGGCGCCAACGCCGAAACCCAAGCCCTCCGCAATTACGCAAATAACACCTCCCTCCGGATCATATGGAACATTGCCGAGGTCCCCTACCGCCTGGTAGCCAACCGCGCAGCCGGTATTTCCTCTCTTTCCGATCTCAAAGGGAAGCGAGTTGGCACTATCAACGGCACCTCGGCGGGTTACTTTGTCGAGCAGCTCCTCAAAACAGTCGGTCTCGAATACGGGGATTACCAAACCATCGCCGGCAACATCTGCCACGAGGCACCCTGCGGAAACAAGACCTTCCCTGACATGCTGGCAAGAGGAGAAGTTGACGCGTTTGGCATCTGGGAACCCACCCTCCAATTGGGCATCGACGCGCTCCCCACGGGGCAGACGGTGGTGTTCCAGGACAGAAAGGTGTACCGCGAGATTTACAACTTGCACTCTACCAAAGAGAAGCTGgcggacaagaagaaaaggaaagaaattGTGGTGTTCTTGAAGAATCTGATCAAGGCGCAGAgtgtgtttgaggaggagccggagAAGGTCTATGCGAGGGTCTCGGCCGCGGTGAATGTGAGGGTGccgttgttggagaaggttTGGCGGGTTCATGATTGGAGTGGGGGGATCCCGGAAGACCTGGTGGAtgtgctgggggaggaggagaagtaCGTTGCCAGGGTGGATAACAGGGCCGCGAGCAGTAGGGAGCATGTGGCCAagatggtggatgggagtGTGCTTGTGGAGGCGTTGgcgctgttgaagaaggaggagcgGCGTGGAGAGGGACATGGGAAGGAACGTGGGCGGGATTGA
- a CDS encoding hypothetical protein (EggNog:ENOG503NXTF; COG:S), with product MTREISPPPLKRRRVVHQSSPETKSHSFRVFSWNINGVDAFLPPTNSKITTFFKPTNSPSGRASPPKTDHETTSNSLRAFLSRHNWPEVLFLQELKIKQGDCKTVAALLTAINSPLSKSDVLSQERTYTLDTVLPRDKYNVKGFQGKLYGVGTIIRKDFARGHVSLIREADWDLEGRVSIVQLKKGLGQDRPLALLNIYAVNGTSSPYRSPDTGKAVGTRHDHKIVFHSRLRDECLELEAQGYNVVVAGDLNVARGVLDGHPNLRTYPSQHCLNRADFNAKFFGQEDNKRARAHVRASNEKQACLDAIDVFRALHRTERRYTYHPRTAHWGSSCDRVDLILASKRFWEEGLVLSTGILDSPQERGPSDHVPLWVELKGPG from the coding sequence ATGACGCGCGAAATAAGTCCACCTCCGCTGAAACGAAGGAGGGTGGTTCACCAGAGTTCCCCGGAGACCAAGTCGCATTCTTTTCGAGTCTTTTCCTGGAACATCAACGGCGTCGATGCttttctcccccccaccaactcAAAGATCACTACCTTCTTCAAGCCTACAAACTCTCCCAGTGGTCGAGCCAGTCCACCCAAAACAGACCATGAGACGACAAGCAACTCACTTCGCGCCTTCTTGTCTCGTCACAACTGGCCAGAGGTCTTATTTTTGCAGGAACTCAAGATCAAACAGGGTGACTGCAAGACTGTGGCCGCTCTTCTTACAGCCATCAATAGCCCACTAAGTAAAAGCGATGTCCTATCCCAGGAACGAACTTATACGCTTGACACAGTCCTACCTCGAGACAAGTACAACGTTAAAGGATTCCAGGGAAAGCTTTATGGAGTCGGCACCATCATAAGAAAGGACTTTGCCAGGGGCCACGTTTCTCTCATTCGCGAAGCCGACTGGGACCTTGAAGGCCGGGTGAGCATCGTCCAGCTCAAGAAAGGATTAGGTCAAGACAGACCACTTGCGCTCCTCAACATTTACGCAGTCAACGGGACTTCTAGCCCCTATCGTTCACCTGACACGGGCAAGGCTGTTGGAACAAGACACGACCACAAGATTGTTTTTCACAGCCGCTTGCGCGATGAGTGTCTTGAACTTGAGGCTCAAGGCTACAacgtggtggttgctggggATCTAAACGTTGCGCGCGGTGTTCTAGATGGTCATCCAAATCTGAGAACATACCCAAGCCAGCATTGCCTTAACAGAGCCGACTTCAACGCCAAGTTCTTTGGACAAGAAGATAACAAGAGAGCCCGGGCGCATGTGAGGGCCAGCAATGAAAAACAGGCCTGCTTAGATGCAATCGACGTTTTCCGCGCCCTTCACAGGACTGAGAGGAGGTATACTTATCACCCTCGCACAGCACACTGGGGCAGCAGTTGCGACAGGGTGGATCTCATCCTGGCTTCCAAAAGGTTCTGGGAAGAAGGCCTCGTTCTCAGCACCGGGATTCTGGACTCTCCTCAAGAAAGAGGACCCAGTGACCATGTCCCCTTATGGGTAGAGTTGAAAGGCCCTGGGTAG
- a CDS encoding hypothetical protein (EggNog:ENOG503Q30Q; COG:S), whose product MDSLHEQQFHIRDLPTRTVTLFPTRAQVVRDIKEVALKPGANEIAVVGLSPTVDEESIKVEGIGSAIITDITIELLPNRDIFEEIYPDSDSDSEEDESEEDDEFTRKANDELKAVRDSLQTLYDKRDREDEIIESAINRQGFLESYGRSLEKKKGNFNIDDSLEMYRKERDKTFEDKMSATIRKREIAAEIDKLQLEEARLLKLEAKELAKINKAKAKVQRAKDKVRAQKLRRRAKKEKEKARIRKEREQFWPKSCYTIRVTLDATSLSPSSSRRSSVASAADVKLAPEKPMEDTITYCDLSLSYVTTSAFWSPSYDLALSTTANSAILCFDAQLTNMTSETWTNAKVILSTPQASFSGLHDESPRLLPWRIKLGGRAAHFTSDQAIYSREERTQKEIWNAAQNNSQQQKPRAELFGVSKPQPHRQFYTQGGGEGVAFALLGEASPPPPPPSNPAPLACSMGGPGLAKGLNLRSANMSAMSKCRRSGNAPDGAVSEAMEYEDYDAQTVLEPTPEISFQDSSFEETGLTATYDLPNPKTLRPSSTASKQRVARITFSNVVFARTVVAKYKPAAYLKAKLRNTSKLTLLKGPTGLTLDGTFMGRSTLPRCSAGDTFKIPLGVDPAIKVAYPKPEVKRSTTGVFTKGDNSVYTRAITLVNTRAAQGAKPVEVLVLDQVPVSEDEKLRVELLHPRMSVSGGGMPTGVPGKDGKEEANWGKAVSFLKKGGEVNWEVVLNAGRSVKLTLEYTIEMPSGEKVVEC is encoded by the exons ATGGATTCCTTACACGAGCAGCAGTTCCACATCCGTGATCTTCCCACGCGGACTGTCACTCTCTTCCCAACCAGAGCACAGGTTGTCAGAGACATCAAAGAGGTTGCCCTGAAG CCGGGAGCCAACGAGATCGCCGTGGTGGGATTATCTCCGACTGTTGACGAGGAATCTATCAAAGTCGAGGGCATTGGttcagccatcatcaccgataTCACCATTGAGTTGCTCCCCAATCGTGACATCTTTGAGGAGATCTATCCTGATTccgactcggactcggaagaggacgagtccgaggaggatgacgagttCACAAGGAAGGCCAACGACGAGCTCAAGGCAGTGCGTGACTCTCTCCAGACATTGTATGACAAGAGAGACCGCGAGGATGAGATTATCGAGAGTGCTATCAATCGCCAAGGTTTTCTCGAATCCTATGGCCGCtcgttggagaagaagaagggcaactTCAACATTGATGACAGCCTCGAGATGTATCGCAAGGAGCGGGACAAGACCTTCGAGGATAAGATGAGCGCCACCATTCGGAAGCGCGAGATTGCCGCAGAGATCGACAAGCttcagctggaggaggcaCGGCTACTCAAGTTGGAGGCAAAGGAActggccaagatcaacaaggccAAAGCAAAGGTCCAAAGGGCAAAGGACAAGGTTAGAGCTCAGAAGCTCCGGCGCAGGGCCAaaaaggagaaagagaaggccCGCATTCGCAAAGAGCGGGAACAGTTTTGGCCCAAATCATGCTATACTATCCGCGTCACGCTTGATGCTACCAGTCTgtccccttcctcgtcacGCCGGAGCTCGGTTGCCAGCGCTGCTGATGTCAAACTGGCCCCTGAAAAGCCCATGGAAGATACCATCACGTACTGCGATCTGTCTCTCAGCTACGTCACCACGTCTGCTTTCTGGTCACCCAGTTATGATTTGGCCctgtccaccaccgccaactcgGCCATTCTCTGTTTCGATGCCCAGCTGACCAACATGACCTCGGAGACTTGGACCAACGCCAAGGTGATTCTGAGCACACCACAGGCTAGTTTCTCTGGCCTACACGACGAGTCCCCAAGGCTCTTGCCTTGGCGGATCAAGCTAGGTGGCCGCGCTGCCCATTTTACCAGCGACCAAGCCATTTACAGTCGTGAGGAGAGGACACAGAAAGAGATATGGAACGCGGCGCAAAATAattcccagcagcaaaagccGCGCGCTGAGCTGTTTGGCGTCAGCAAACCACAGCCACACCGTCAATTTTACACAcagggtgggggggagggggttgctTTTGCTCTGCTTGGTGaagcctcaccacctccaccaccgccgagcAACCCAGCGCCGTTGGCGTGTAGTATGGGGGGACCGGGCCTGGCGAAAGGGCTAAATCTGCGCTCCGCAAACATGTCGGCAATGAGCAAATGCCGCAGGAGCGGAAATGCCCCCGACGGTGCAGTGTCAGAGGCGATGGAATACGAAGACTACGACGCCCAAACCGTCCTCGAGCCCACCCCCGAAATCTCCTTCCAGGACTCCTCCTTTGAGGAAACCGGCCTCACCGCCACCTAcgacctccccaaccccaagacaCTGAGGCCGAGCTCGACCGCCTCCAAGCAGCGCGTCGCGAGGATCACCTTCTCCAACGTCGTGTTCGCCAGGACCGTCGTGGCCAAGTACAAGCCTGCCGCGTacctcaaggccaagctCCGCAACACGAGCAAGCTGACGCTGCTGAAGGGCCCGACGGGCCTGACGCTGGACGGGACGTTCATGGGCCGGTCTACGCTTCCGAGGTGCAGCGCCGGGGACACGTTCAAGATCCCGCTGGGCGTTGACCCTGCCATCAAGGTTGCCTACCCCAAGCCGGAGGTCAAGAGGAGCACCACCGGGGTGTTCACCAAGGGGGATAACAGCGTTTACACCCGGGCGATCACTCTGGTCAACACGCGGGCTGCTCAAGGGGCCAAGCCGGTCGAGGTTTTGGTGTTGGATCAGGTTCCCGtcagcgaggatgagaagcTGAGGGTGGAGCTGCTGCACCCGAGGATGAGCGTCAGCGGAGGGGGTATGCCGACCGGAGTGCCGGGTAAGGACGGGAAAGAGGAGGCCAACTGGGGCAAGGCGGTGTCGTTTTTGAAgaagggcggggaggtgaactgggaggtggtgctcAACGCGGGACGGAGCGTCAAGTTGACGTTGGAGTACACCATCGAGATGCCGtctggggagaaggtggtggagtgcTAG
- a CDS encoding hypothetical protein (EggNog:ENOG503PD3A), with translation MERPDKPLTPPDDRDRKRGRGDRDRVDRDRVDRDRGDRDRGDRDRGDRDRGDDKARGDDRAPTGEAASYFTAAAPISGPNGSIDPYPIVTDSYRPPQGPDSSYPPRHDYGRPPPGSGYPLPSHSTGISPNYPPVSGANGASASYYGTGVESMPGPAATSGVGMSYIPPAPLSGPPHHGALPIHSTTPLPLAVQSSYYKPTLKSVRQKAEKEVIELANLQRQRKMIASKGTRRDYDEISDKIRAQTATVLGYLKGLRQEMIQIVEDAEDQRWRRWIVGSIFGTFIPLVKKLFRRPSSEKKTKTRTEYAFIKSKSLLGRILAATKGHRPGLTTVTFFVFAVLYIFSNEVSLRVAKTASKRLKKLVNKVESTSNGRDGDVLKDDDIKLLSGWRWRVLEFID, from the exons ATGGAGAGACCCGATAAGCCACTGACTCCGCCCGACGACCGGGACAGGAAGCGTGGTCGAGGCGACAGGGACCGCGTTGACAGAGACCGCGTTGACAGAGACCGTGGTGACAGAGATCGCGGTGATAGAGATCGCGGCGACAGAGACCGTGGCGATGACAAAGCCCGCGGTGATGACAGAGCCCCAACTGGAGAAGCCGCTTCCTACTTTACCGCCGCTGCTCCCATATCCGGACCCAACGGCTCGATTGACCCCTATCCCATCGTCACCGACAGCTACCGTCCTCCGCAAGGTCCAGACTCGTCCTATCCACCACGCCATGACTATGGCCGTCCACCTCCTGGCTCAGGCTaccctctcccttcccacAGCACCGGTATCTCGCCCAACTACCCCCCAGTGTCGGGTGCCAACGGCGCCTCTGCATCCTACTATGGGACAGGCGTTGAATCGATGCCCGGTCCAGCGGCTACTTCAGGTGTTGGCATGAGCTACATTCCCCCTGCGCCTCTGTCCggtcctcctcaccatgGGGCACTACCAATCCACTCGACAACACCGCTACCTCTCGCGGTGCAGTCCTCCTACTACAAGCCCACCCTCAAATCTGTGCGCCAGAAAGCTGAGAAGGAAGTTATTGAACTCGCCAACCTACAACGCCAGAGGAAGATGATCGCATCCAAGGGCACCAGAAGAGATTATGATGAGATTTCGGACAAGATCAGAGCCCAGACAGCCACCGTCCTCGGTTATCTCAAGGGCCTGAGACAAGAGATGATTCAAATTGTGGAAGACGCCGAGGACCagaggtggagaaggtggatCGTTGGCAGTATATT TGGCACTTTTATCCCTCTTGTCAAGAAGCTCTTCCGAAGACCTTCAAGCgagaaaaagaccaaaaccaGGACGGAGTATGCCTTCATCAAGTCCAAGAGTCTGCTCGGTCGCATTCTTGCCGCAACCAAAGGTCACAGGCCCGGCCTGACGACTGTCACCTTCTTTGTTTTTGCCGTTTTGTACATCTTTTCGAATGAGGTGTCGCTGAGAGTGGCCAAGACGGCCTCCAAGcggttgaagaagctggtGAACAAGGTGGAGAGTACCAGTAATGGCAGGGACGGGGATGTCCTCAAGGATGACGACATCAAGTTGCTGAGcgggtggaggtggagagtgTTGGAGTTTATTGATTGA